From Desulfurella sp., a single genomic window includes:
- a CDS encoding O-antigen ligase family protein, translated as MKQSYFNNIEFPSVDYIGKKFIFVSAFLLTIGITTSIAITNIALTIGFVGLFILVLSKNFSFEKKDIPIGLLFLQNLLSVFGINVKNSFTNLNPVRLFLHYFILSRLSEKHKFIVNLLAFVTIFTSICIMVKAFFNVEIQDIFSARHIYFHYPPIQAGSLWSTSFLATGSIMMMLALLFVTLSFYYKSIFYYTSAAFAFLSLFFIQELSAILGFFIGIIIIPFFIKKIKKKNLIFFYTIIIVAFVILFEASPVKQKIINALHYHKNTSILLRFAQWDAAIKAIQKQNFKTIMFGFGLNNADKAILPYKIESFKNICNKYSTHCSSYTQLNGIGYMDNLYFQTLIDYGIIGELLLILSFFIIIKNNLKAQTISKFATAF; from the coding sequence ATGAAACAATCTTATTTTAACAATATTGAGTTTCCATCAGTTGATTATATTGGCAAAAAATTTATTTTTGTCAGTGCATTTTTGTTGACAATAGGCATTACTACATCAATAGCTATTACAAATATTGCTTTAACAATAGGTTTTGTAGGTTTGTTTATTTTAGTTTTATCTAAAAACTTTAGTTTCGAAAAAAAAGACATACCTATTGGCTTACTTTTTTTGCAAAACCTTTTATCTGTTTTTGGTATAAATGTAAAAAATAGTTTTACAAATTTAAATCCAGTGCGTTTATTTTTACATTACTTTATACTCAGCAGGCTTAGTGAAAAACACAAATTTATTGTAAATTTATTGGCTTTTGTGACTATTTTTACATCAATTTGCATTATGGTAAAAGCTTTCTTTAATGTTGAAATACAGGATATTTTTTCTGCGCGGCATATATACTTTCATTATCCGCCAATTCAAGCTGGAAGCTTGTGGTCAACAAGTTTTTTGGCAACTGGCTCTATTATGATGATGCTTGCTTTGCTTTTTGTAACATTGAGCTTTTATTATAAAAGTATTTTTTACTATACAAGCGCAGCTTTTGCTTTTCTGTCTTTGTTTTTTATTCAAGAATTATCAGCTATACTTGGTTTTTTCATTGGTATTATAATAATACCGTTTTTTATAAAAAAAATCAAAAAAAAGAATTTAATATTTTTTTATACAATAATTATAGTCGCTTTTGTAATTTTATTTGAAGCTAGCCCCGTAAAACAAAAAATCATCAATGCACTACATTATCATAAAAATACAAGCATATTATTAAGGTTTGCTCAGTGGGATGCTGCTATAAAAGCAATACAAAAGCAAAATTTTAAGACAATAATGTTTGGTTTTGGGCTAAATAATGCAGATAAAGCTATATTGCCATACAAAATTGAGAGTTTTAAAAATATATGCAATAAATATTCAACGCATTGTAGCTCATATACTCAATTGAATGGTATTGGTTATATGGATAATCTTTATTTTCAGACACTTATAGATTATGGAATAATAGGAGAATTGTTATTGATTTTGTCCTTTTTTATAATAATTAAAAACAATTTAAAAGCGCAGACCATCTCAAAATTTGCAACAGCTTTCA
- a CDS encoding ABC transporter ATP-binding protein: MSIYAIEVLHLTKRFKVVEYNPTSIKTKFVGFIKSGFKRKKRPTITVLDDISFSIKKSTTFGIMGRNGAGKSTLLKLICGIITPTSGTIIRNGKIVPLLELGAGFHPELTAKENILINGLMLGLSKKEIEAKYDEILDFAELSHVANEPLRTFSSGMYIRLAFSVAININPDIVILDEIMGVGDQSFQKKSSEKILEFQKKGKTLIIVSHDSTLVEKICDEAMLIEKGKIVELGSPAIVAKAYTAMLS; this comes from the coding sequence ATGAGTATATATGCCATAGAAGTATTGCATCTTACAAAAAGATTTAAAGTTGTAGAATACAACCCCACTTCTATAAAAACTAAATTTGTAGGTTTTATTAAAAGCGGTTTTAAAAGAAAAAAAAGGCCAACAATAACTGTACTTGATGATATCTCGTTTTCAATAAAAAAATCTACAACATTTGGTATAATGGGTAGAAACGGTGCTGGCAAAAGCACACTTTTAAAGCTAATCTGTGGCATTATAACACCAACAAGTGGTACAATTATAAGAAACGGAAAAATTGTGCCACTTTTAGAGTTAGGAGCTGGCTTTCATCCAGAACTTACAGCAAAAGAAAATATACTAATAAACGGACTTATGCTTGGGCTATCTAAAAAAGAAATAGAGGCAAAATACGATGAAATACTTGATTTTGCAGAATTAAGCCATGTAGCAAACGAACCATTGCGTACATTTTCATCTGGTATGTATATAAGACTTGCTTTTTCTGTAGCAATAAACATAAATCCTGATATTGTAATACTTGATGAAATAATGGGCGTAGGTGATCAATCCTTTCAGAAAAAAAGTTCTGAAAAAATCTTAGAGTTCCAAAAAAAAGGTAAGACATTAATCATAGTTAGCCATGATTCTACATTAGTTGAAAAAATATGTGATGAAGCCATGCTTATAGAAAAAGGTAAAATTGTAGAATTAGGAAGCCCTGCAATTGTAGCAAAAGCTTATACTGCTATGTTAAGTTAA